A region from the Lysobacter sp. BMK333-48F3 genome encodes:
- a CDS encoding alpha-ketoglutarate-dependent dioxygenase AlkB, with amino-acid sequence MHQASLFAPTPQQFIADAEGGVRYLPGVFGADEAAQLFDSLLAQADWNAQTRMMYERLVDVPRRIASYRLDRDRLPPLLAQTAQRVGERLETAFNSVGLNLYRDGADSVALHNDKLDELIAGQPIAVLSLGATRRMLLRAKRPPHRQWQVELEPGSLLVMSHASQRHYDHGIPKAPGVSEARISLAFRVRPG; translated from the coding sequence ATGCACCAGGCCTCGCTGTTCGCCCCGACGCCGCAACAGTTCATCGCCGATGCCGAAGGCGGCGTGCGTTATCTGCCGGGCGTGTTCGGCGCGGACGAGGCCGCGCAGCTGTTCGACAGCCTGCTGGCGCAGGCCGACTGGAACGCGCAGACCCGGATGATGTACGAGCGCCTGGTCGACGTGCCGCGGCGCATCGCTTCCTACCGGCTCGACCGCGACCGGTTGCCGCCCTTGCTGGCGCAGACCGCGCAGCGGGTCGGCGAACGGCTCGAGACGGCCTTCAATAGCGTCGGCCTGAATCTCTATCGCGACGGCGCCGACAGCGTCGCCCTGCACAACGACAAGCTGGACGAACTGATCGCCGGCCAGCCTATCGCGGTGCTGTCGCTGGGCGCGACCCGGCGCATGCTGCTGCGCGCCAAGCGCCCGCCGCACCGGCAATGGCAGGTCGAGCTGGAACCCGGCAGCCTGCTGGTCATGAGCCACGCCTCCCAGCGCCACTACGACCACGGCATACCCAAGGCGCCCGGCGTGAGCGAAGCGCGGATCAGCCTCGCGTTTCGGGTCCGGCCGGGGTGA
- a CDS encoding isoamylase → MLALSAATAWPLAASAAIDAQQLGARYDAAQANLAFRVWSSRATRVEVWLYKAGSGSQEVARIALSKDAASNVWSTTLPVATIKNSYGITGAVYYGYRAWGPNWPYSASWTKGSSTGFVSDVDAAGNRFNPNKLLLDPYAREISQDPNTAACPDGTIYASGASHRHKDSGACAAKGIALAPQSGSIGSKPSRPLKDEVVYEVHVRGLTRNDDSVPAAERGTYAGAARKAAHLASLGVTAVEFLPVQETQNDQNDIAPNSTAGDNYWGYMTLNYFAPDRRYAADKSPGGPTREWKAMVKAFHDAGIKVYIDVVYNHTGEGGPWGGSDGLTVYNLLSFRGLDNPGYYSLSSDYQHPWDNTGVGGNYNTRHPTAQNLIVDSLAYWRDTLGVDGFRFDLASVLGNTCQHGCFNYDKLDSGTALNRIVAELPPRPAGGGAGLDLIAEPWAIGGNSYQVGNFPAGWAEWNGLYRDALRKKQNKLGQETVTAGTLATRFAGSSDLYGDDGRKPWHSVNFMVAHDGFTLNDLYAYNSKQNNQPWPYGPSDGGEDHNLSWDQGGAVAEQRKAARTGLAFVMLSAGVPMITGGDEALRTQFGNNNSYNLDSPANWLYWTRSAIEADHETYTRRLIAFRKAHPALRPAGFYSGADNNGNVMEQLRWFKPDGAQADAAYFNATDNHALAWRIDGSEFADPASAIYVAYNGWSGPVNFVLPWPGNGKQWYRVTDTATWNEGPNAVALPGAETLIGGENTGYGLQARSLLLLIAK, encoded by the coding sequence TTGCTGGCGCTGTCGGCCGCGACGGCCTGGCCGCTGGCCGCATCGGCCGCGATCGACGCCCAGCAGCTCGGCGCGCGCTACGACGCCGCGCAGGCCAACCTCGCCTTCCGGGTCTGGTCCTCGCGCGCGACCCGGGTCGAGGTCTGGCTGTACAAGGCCGGCTCGGGCTCGCAGGAGGTCGCGCGCATCGCCCTGAGCAAGGACGCGGCCAGCAACGTCTGGTCGACCACCCTGCCGGTGGCCACGATCAAGAACAGCTACGGCATCACCGGCGCGGTGTACTACGGCTACCGCGCCTGGGGGCCGAACTGGCCGTATTCGGCCTCGTGGACCAAGGGCAGCAGCACCGGTTTCGTCAGCGACGTCGACGCCGCCGGCAACCGCTTCAATCCGAACAAGCTGCTGCTGGACCCCTACGCGCGCGAGATCAGCCAGGACCCGAACACCGCCGCCTGCCCCGACGGCACGATCTACGCCAGCGGCGCGTCGCACCGGCACAAGGACAGCGGCGCCTGCGCGGCCAAGGGCATCGCCCTGGCGCCGCAGTCCGGCTCGATCGGCAGCAAGCCCAGCCGTCCGCTCAAGGACGAAGTGGTCTACGAAGTGCACGTGCGCGGCCTGACCCGCAACGACGACAGCGTGCCCGCGGCCGAGCGCGGCACTTACGCCGGCGCGGCGCGCAAGGCCGCCCACCTGGCCTCGCTCGGGGTCACCGCGGTCGAGTTCCTGCCGGTGCAGGAGACCCAGAACGACCAGAACGACATCGCCCCGAACTCGACCGCCGGCGACAACTACTGGGGCTACATGACCCTGAACTACTTCGCTCCGGACCGTCGCTACGCCGCCGACAAGTCGCCGGGCGGGCCGACCCGCGAGTGGAAGGCGATGGTCAAGGCCTTCCACGACGCCGGGATCAAGGTCTACATCGACGTGGTCTACAACCACACCGGCGAAGGCGGCCCCTGGGGCGGCAGCGACGGTCTGACCGTGTACAACCTGCTGTCGTTCCGCGGCCTCGACAACCCGGGCTACTACTCGCTCAGCAGCGACTACCAGCACCCCTGGGACAACACCGGCGTCGGCGGCAACTACAACACCCGCCACCCCACGGCGCAGAACCTGATCGTCGACTCGCTGGCCTATTGGCGCGACACCCTCGGCGTCGACGGTTTCCGCTTCGACCTGGCCTCGGTGCTCGGCAACACCTGCCAGCACGGTTGCTTCAACTACGACAAGCTCGACTCGGGCACCGCGCTGAACCGGATCGTCGCCGAGCTGCCGCCGCGCCCGGCCGGCGGCGGCGCCGGCCTGGACCTGATCGCCGAGCCCTGGGCGATCGGCGGCAACTCCTATCAGGTCGGCAATTTCCCCGCCGGCTGGGCGGAGTGGAACGGCCTGTACCGCGACGCGCTGCGCAAGAAGCAGAACAAGCTCGGCCAGGAAACCGTCACCGCCGGCACCCTCGCCACGCGCTTCGCCGGCTCCAGCGACCTGTACGGCGACGACGGCCGCAAGCCCTGGCATTCGGTCAACTTCATGGTCGCCCATGACGGCTTCACCCTCAACGACCTGTACGCCTACAACAGCAAGCAGAACAACCAGCCCTGGCCTTACGGCCCCTCCGACGGCGGCGAGGACCACAATCTCAGCTGGGACCAGGGCGGCGCGGTCGCCGAACAGCGCAAGGCCGCGCGCACCGGCCTGGCCTTCGTGATGCTCAGCGCCGGGGTGCCGATGATCACCGGCGGCGACGAAGCGCTGCGCACCCAGTTCGGCAACAACAACAGCTACAACCTGGATTCGCCGGCCAACTGGCTGTACTGGACCCGCAGCGCGATCGAAGCCGACCACGAAACCTACACCCGCCGCCTGATCGCGTTCCGCAAGGCGCATCCGGCCCTGCGCCCGGCCGGCTTCTACTCCGGCGCGGACAACAACGGCAACGTGATGGAGCAGTTGCGCTGGTTCAAGCCCGACGGCGCCCAGGCCGATGCGGCCTACTTCAACGCGACCGACAACCATGCCCTGGCCTGGCGCATCGACGGCAGCGAGTTCGCCGATCCGGCCAGCGCGATCTACGTCGCCTACAACGGCTGGTCGGGGCCGGTGAACTTCGTCCTGCCCTGGCCGGGCAACGGCAAGCAGTGGTATCGGGTGACCGATACCGCGACCTGGAACGAGGGCCCGAACGCGGTCGCCCTGCCCGGCGCGGAAACCCTGATCGGCGGCGAAAACACCGGCTATGGCCTGCAGGCGCGCTCGCTGCTGTTGCTGATCGCCAAATAG
- a CDS encoding SURF1 family protein, with amino-acid sequence MTATPARRPRGVFALVALYLLFATLFAGLIALGSWQVQRRAWKLDLIERVEARVHAPPGAPPARADWASVSAARDEYRHVRLSGRYLAGHDTYTQAVTELGPGYWLLSPLRTDAGEIVLVNRGFVRERKAPPPSAAGEVTGLLRLSEPGGGFLRKNEPAQDRWHSRDVAAIAVARGLAGEPVAPYFVDADRAKDAGADPAQEPVGGLTVIKFPNSHLVYALTWFGLALMVAGAAWRVALEQRRRRRAVPPPTDEVR; translated from the coding sequence ATGACGGCGACCCCGGCCCGGCGGCCGCGCGGCGTTTTCGCGCTGGTCGCGCTGTACCTGCTGTTCGCGACCCTGTTCGCGGGCCTGATCGCGCTCGGCAGCTGGCAGGTCCAGCGCCGCGCCTGGAAGCTCGACCTGATCGAGCGGGTCGAAGCGCGCGTGCACGCGCCGCCCGGGGCGCCGCCGGCGCGGGCCGATTGGGCGAGCGTGAGCGCGGCCCGCGACGAGTACCGCCACGTGCGCCTGAGCGGCCGTTATCTCGCCGGCCACGACACCTACACCCAGGCGGTCACCGAGCTCGGCCCCGGCTATTGGCTGCTGAGCCCCTTGCGCACCGACGCCGGCGAGATCGTACTGGTCAACCGCGGCTTCGTCCGCGAGCGCAAGGCGCCGCCGCCCTCGGCCGCCGGCGAAGTGACCGGCCTGCTGCGGCTCAGCGAGCCCGGCGGCGGTTTCCTGCGCAAGAACGAACCGGCGCAGGACCGCTGGCATTCGCGCGACGTCGCCGCCATAGCCGTGGCCCGCGGCCTCGCCGGCGAGCCGGTCGCGCCTTACTTCGTCGACGCCGACCGGGCGAAAGACGCCGGCGCCGACCCGGCGCAGGAACCGGTCGGCGGACTGACGGTGATAAAGTTTCCCAACAGTCACCTGGTCTACGCGCTGACCTGGTTCGGGCTGGCGCTGATGGTCGCCGGCGCGGCCTGGCGGGTGGCCCTGGAGCAACGCCGGCGGCGCCGTGCCGTACCGCCGCCGACCGATGAGGTTCGTTGA
- a CDS encoding GIY-YIG nuclease family protein yields the protein MPAHADRDLAFLRSADPDTGPGASEGQCYLYVLPSAGEDLLKLGFSRDPLGRMQALHPRYYEFFDLERGWLAQTDTVREARRLERDLHRSLGEYNAPAPLTVRRAAAGHGEWYRGAYAGLLGESERLLGLGHTVHRPLRDWAGAELARQGERLYDRGEALLSQLQGEPGLLDDLALADLRRNLIDTLDAYPALALALELRLPEPLLHWYYAAR from the coding sequence ATGCCGGCGCATGCCGACCGAGACTTGGCCTTCCTGCGCAGCGCCGACCCGGACACCGGTCCCGGCGCGAGCGAAGGGCAGTGCTATCTCTACGTATTGCCCAGCGCCGGCGAGGACCTGCTCAAGCTGGGTTTTTCGCGCGATCCGCTGGGCCGGATGCAGGCGCTGCATCCGCGCTACTACGAGTTCTTCGATCTGGAACGCGGCTGGCTGGCGCAGACCGATACGGTGCGCGAGGCGCGACGGCTGGAACGCGATCTGCACCGCAGCCTGGGCGAGTACAACGCCCCGGCGCCCCTGACGGTGCGCCGCGCCGCGGCCGGCCACGGCGAGTGGTATCGCGGCGCCTACGCCGGCTTGCTCGGCGAGTCCGAGCGCCTGTTGGGCCTCGGCCACACCGTGCATCGTCCGCTGCGCGACTGGGCCGGCGCCGAACTGGCGCGCCAGGGCGAACGCCTCTACGACCGCGGCGAGGCCCTGCTGAGCCAGTTGCAGGGCGAGCCTGGCCTGCTCGACGACCTGGCGCTGGCCGACCTGCGCCGCAACCTGATCGACACCCTGGACGCCTATCCGGCGCTGGCGCTGGCGCTGGAACTGCGCCTGCCCGAGCCTCTGCTGCACTGGTACTACGCCGCGCGTTAG
- a CDS encoding helix-turn-helix transcriptional regulator — protein MRNVLATHVDALPGRVVATANDHRTDHRIPAHSHRRAQLLYAAHGLMLVTTVAGRWIVPPERAVWIPAGVEHEVQVLVRISTRSVYIEPGVSAGLPEDCRVLGVAPLLRQLLLETRDLPLPGEADARAQLIYALIVQEIERAPVLPLDIPFPAEPRLAKRCRAYLAHPSPHDGIDDWCRDLAMSRRTFTRRFRAETGISFAQWCRQAAIFAALPRLAAGEPITALALDLGYDSASAFSTMFKRIVGLPPSRYLGNAA, from the coding sequence ATGCGCAATGTCTTGGCGACCCATGTCGACGCCCTGCCGGGTCGGGTCGTGGCGACCGCGAACGACCACCGGACCGACCACCGCATTCCCGCGCATAGCCATCGCCGCGCGCAACTGCTGTACGCCGCGCACGGGTTGATGCTGGTCACCACCGTGGCCGGGCGCTGGATCGTGCCGCCGGAGCGCGCGGTGTGGATACCGGCCGGGGTCGAGCACGAGGTGCAGGTGCTGGTGCGGATCAGTACCCGCAGCGTCTACATCGAGCCCGGGGTCAGCGCCGGCCTGCCCGAGGATTGCCGGGTGCTCGGCGTCGCGCCGCTGTTGCGTCAATTGCTGCTGGAGACCCGCGACCTGCCGTTGCCGGGCGAAGCCGACGCGCGCGCCCAGCTGATCTACGCGTTGATCGTGCAGGAGATCGAGCGCGCCCCGGTGTTGCCGCTGGACATTCCGTTTCCGGCCGAGCCGCGCCTGGCCAAGCGCTGTCGCGCCTACCTGGCGCATCCCTCGCCGCACGACGGCATCGACGACTGGTGCCGCGACCTGGCGATGAGCCGGCGCACCTTCACCCGCCGCTTCCGCGCCGAGACCGGGATCAGCTTCGCCCAATGGTGCCGGCAGGCGGCGATCTTCGCCGCGCTGCCGCGCCTGGCCGCGGGCGAGCCGATCACCGCCCTGGCCCTGGACCTGGGTTACGACAGCGCCTCGGCCTTCAGCACCATGTTCAAGCGCATCGTCGGCCTGCCGCCGAGCCGGTACCTGGGCAACGCCGCGTAA
- a CDS encoding response regulator transcription factor produces MSEDAAPRRLLIVEDDAAFARTLSRSFERRGYRVHHAANLAEVGKLLREHSPGYAVVDLKLAGGDSGLACVQALHAHDPDMLIVVLTGYASIATAVEAIKLGALHYLAKPSNTDDIEAAFTRAEGDASVELTERQTSIKTLEWERIHEVLAETDFNISETARRLGMHRRTLARKLGKHRVK; encoded by the coding sequence ATGAGTGAGGACGCCGCCCCGCGCCGGCTGCTGATCGTCGAAGACGACGCCGCCTTCGCCCGCACCCTGAGCCGCTCGTTCGAACGCCGCGGCTACCGGGTGCACCACGCCGCCAACCTGGCCGAGGTCGGCAAACTGCTGCGCGAGCACTCGCCCGGCTACGCCGTGGTCGACCTCAAGCTCGCCGGCGGCGACTCCGGCCTGGCCTGCGTGCAGGCCCTGCACGCCCACGACCCGGACATGCTGATCGTGGTCCTGACCGGCTACGCCAGCATCGCCACCGCAGTCGAAGCGATCAAGCTCGGCGCCCTGCACTACCTGGCCAAGCCGTCCAACACCGACGACATCGAAGCCGCCTTCACCCGCGCCGAAGGCGACGCCTCGGTCGAACTGACCGAACGCCAGACCTCGATCAAGACCCTGGAATGGGAACGCATCCACGAGGTTCTGGCGGAAACCGACTTCAACATCTCCGAAACCGCGCGACGGCTGGGCATGCACCGGCGGACGCTGGCGCGGAAGCTGGGGAAGCATCGGGTGAAGTGA
- a CDS encoding AraC family transcriptional regulator, giving the protein MPKRSSRTRAAPAGGSKTGSRPTESSEFDPRRIDSLQTDPRQTDPLQTDVFFEAFRLARLNGELVREGALLAGQPLRYPRGRAMFHFVREAPCSFAIEAGPGRRSRVQAQPGDLLILPQGCAHRIEAGAGAGPQLTSGAFVFEALSGAALMRALPGLLHVRTAERGAADESPAQWLALTFEAMRKETRQPSIGSRIMIARLIDMVFIWAVRHWLAQAPAQQRGWILALRDPLVARALALLHAEPARDWTVDALAARLHQSRSALGQRFAERVGEPPMRYLAGWRMQLAADLLARTDALVSLVAAQVGYGSEPAFSRSFRRAFGLSPSEYRRRVREPLSPAAPAG; this is encoded by the coding sequence ATGCCGAAGCGTTCGTCGCGCACCCGGGCAGCGCCGGCCGGCGGCTCCAAAACGGGCTCGCGACCGACCGAATCGTCGGAGTTCGACCCGCGGCGGATAGATTCGCTGCAGACCGACCCGCGGCAAACCGACCCGCTGCAAACCGATGTGTTCTTCGAAGCCTTTCGCCTGGCGCGCCTGAACGGCGAACTGGTGCGCGAAGGTGCGCTGCTCGCCGGCCAGCCGCTGCGCTATCCGCGCGGCCGGGCGATGTTCCATTTCGTGCGCGAGGCGCCGTGCAGCTTCGCGATCGAAGCCGGCCCGGGCCGGCGCAGCCGCGTGCAGGCGCAGCCGGGCGATCTGCTGATCCTGCCGCAGGGCTGCGCGCACCGGATCGAGGCCGGCGCCGGCGCGGGCCCGCAGCTGACCAGCGGCGCGTTCGTGTTCGAAGCGCTCAGCGGCGCCGCGCTGATGCGCGCCTTGCCCGGCCTGTTGCACGTGCGCACGGCGGAGCGGGGCGCGGCCGACGAGTCGCCGGCGCAGTGGCTGGCGCTGACTTTCGAGGCGATGCGCAAGGAGACCCGGCAGCCGAGCATCGGCAGCCGGATCATGATCGCGCGCCTGATCGACATGGTCTTCATCTGGGCGGTGCGGCATTGGCTGGCGCAAGCGCCGGCGCAGCAGCGCGGCTGGATCCTCGCCCTGCGCGATCCGCTGGTCGCCCGCGCGTTGGCCTTGCTGCATGCCGAGCCGGCGCGCGACTGGACGGTGGACGCGTTGGCGGCGCGCCTGCATCAATCGCGTTCGGCCCTGGGCCAGCGTTTCGCCGAGCGCGTCGGCGAGCCGCCGATGCGCTATCTGGCCGGCTGGCGCATGCAGTTGGCGGCCGATCTGTTGGCGCGCACCGATGCGCTCGTCTCGCTGGTCGCGGCCCAGGTCGGCTACGGCTCCGAACCCGCCTTCAGCCGCAGCTTCCGCCGCGCCTTCGGCCTGAGCCCGAGCGAGTACCGCCGGCGCGTGCGCGAGCCGCTCAGCCCGGCAGCACCTGCAGGGTGA
- a CDS encoding ATP-binding protein — MHQLIQLRWIAVIGQVATILFVHFGFRIQLPLAPMAIVLACLAAFNLVSTLRWRHREKVTNGALFLALLIDVMTLTAQLYLSGGAANPFVFLYLLQVALAAVLLRTWASCAMVLVTTACFVALTTFSGPVVIPADPTRGLADPYVQGLLLCFALNATLLVVFITRIGRILRARDQHLADLRQRAAEEEHIVRMGLLASGAAHELGTPLATLSVILGDWRRMKPFTEQPELLQELDEMQTQLQRCKSIVTGILLSAGEARGDAPVETTVGEFLDDLVAEWRSTRPVRGFDYANEFGADVAIVSDSGLKQMIGNVLDNALEASPDWVGLEAWRDEDRLVLRVSDAGPGFAPAMLSQFGKPYQSSKGRPGRGMGLFLSLNVARQLGGSIAARNREPSGAVVTVSLPLSSLTLNEAPADE; from the coding sequence ATGCACCAGCTGATCCAGCTGCGCTGGATCGCGGTGATCGGCCAGGTCGCGACCATCCTGTTCGTCCATTTCGGCTTCCGCATCCAGCTGCCGCTGGCGCCGATGGCGATCGTGCTGGCCTGCCTGGCGGCGTTCAACCTGGTCAGCACGCTGCGCTGGCGGCATCGCGAGAAAGTCACCAACGGCGCCTTGTTCCTGGCCCTGCTGATCGACGTGATGACCCTGACCGCGCAGCTCTACCTCAGCGGCGGCGCGGCCAATCCGTTCGTGTTCCTGTACCTGCTGCAGGTCGCCCTGGCCGCAGTGCTGCTGCGCACCTGGGCCAGTTGCGCGATGGTCCTGGTCACCACCGCCTGCTTCGTCGCCCTGACCACCTTCTCCGGACCGGTGGTGATCCCGGCCGACCCGACCCGCGGCCTCGCCGATCCGTACGTGCAGGGTCTGCTGCTGTGCTTCGCCCTCAACGCGACCCTGCTGGTGGTGTTCATCACCCGCATCGGCCGGATCCTGCGCGCTCGCGACCAGCACTTGGCCGACCTGCGCCAGCGCGCCGCCGAGGAAGAGCACATCGTGCGCATGGGCCTGCTCGCCTCGGGCGCCGCGCACGAGCTGGGCACGCCGCTGGCGACGCTGTCGGTGATCCTCGGCGACTGGCGGCGGATGAAGCCGTTCACCGAACAACCCGAGTTGCTGCAGGAACTCGACGAAATGCAGACCCAGCTGCAGCGCTGCAAGTCGATCGTCACCGGCATCCTGCTCTCGGCCGGCGAAGCGCGCGGCGACGCGCCAGTGGAGACCACGGTCGGCGAGTTCCTCGACGACCTGGTCGCCGAATGGCGCAGCACCCGCCCGGTGCGCGGCTTCGACTACGCCAACGAGTTCGGCGCCGACGTCGCCATCGTCTCCGACTCGGGCCTCAAGCAGATGATCGGCAACGTCCTCGACAACGCCCTGGAAGCCTCGCCCGACTGGGTCGGCCTGGAAGCCTGGCGCGACGAGGACCGGCTGGTGCTGCGAGTCAGCGACGCCGGTCCCGGCTTCGCCCCGGCCATGCTCAGCCAGTTCGGCAAGCCGTATCAGTCCAGCAAGGGCCGCCCCGGCCGCGGCATGGGCCTGTTCCTATCCTTGAACGTCGCCCGCCAGCTCGGCGGCAGCATCGCCGCGCGCAACCGCGAACCCAGCGGCGCGGTGGTCACGGTCAGCCTGCCGCTGTCCTCCCTGACCCTCAACGAGGCCCCCGCCGATGAGTGA
- a CDS encoding MFS transporter, translating into MNSLDAARNESSLSNDAIEPAAVPEFAQPAATEPARIALPILAMLSVCHLLNDMIQSLLPAIYPLLKDAFALDFGQIGLITLTFQLTASLLQPLVGIYTDKRPMPYSLAIGMGFTLVGLLLLSRASSFPMLLLAAALVGSGSSVFHPESSRVARMASGGRHGLAQSLFQVGGNVGSALGPLLAAYIVMPHGQGSVGWFALAALTAIVILSRIGVWYRAQIPAQRQQRGRAANAAPLPRRTVVATMLVLGVLIFSKYFYMASLSSYYTFYLMEKFHLAARDAQLHLFVFLGAVAAGTLLGGPIGDRIGRRYVIWFSILGVLPFTLLLPHANLFWTTALTVIIGLVLSSAFSAILVYAQELVPGRTGVIAGLFFGFAFGMGGLGAAALGQLADRIGIEAVYGLCAYLPAIGLLAWFLPKLERRTD; encoded by the coding sequence ATGAATTCCCTAGACGCCGCCCGCAACGAATCCAGCCTGTCCAACGACGCCATCGAGCCGGCCGCGGTGCCGGAGTTCGCGCAACCCGCCGCTACCGAGCCGGCGCGGATCGCCTTGCCGATCCTGGCGATGCTCAGCGTCTGCCACCTGCTCAACGACATGATCCAGTCCTTGCTGCCGGCGATCTATCCGCTGCTCAAGGACGCTTTCGCGCTCGACTTCGGCCAGATCGGCCTGATCACCCTGACCTTCCAGCTCACCGCTTCGCTGCTGCAGCCGCTGGTCGGCATCTACACCGACAAACGGCCGATGCCGTACTCGCTGGCGATCGGCATGGGCTTCACCCTGGTCGGCCTGTTGCTGCTGTCGCGGGCGTCGAGCTTCCCGATGCTGTTGCTGGCCGCGGCCCTGGTCGGCTCGGGCTCGTCGGTGTTCCACCCGGAATCCTCGCGGGTGGCGCGGATGGCCTCCGGCGGCCGCCATGGCCTGGCCCAATCGCTGTTCCAGGTCGGCGGCAACGTCGGCTCGGCGCTGGGGCCGCTGCTGGCGGCGTACATCGTCATGCCGCACGGCCAGGGCAGCGTCGGCTGGTTCGCGCTGGCGGCGCTGACCGCGATCGTCATCCTGAGCCGGATCGGCGTCTGGTACCGCGCGCAGATCCCGGCCCAGCGCCAGCAACGCGGCCGCGCGGCGAACGCGGCGCCGCTGCCGCGGCGGACCGTCGTCGCGACCATGTTGGTGCTGGGCGTGCTGATCTTCTCCAAGTACTTCTACATGGCCAGCCTGTCGAGCTACTACACCTTCTACCTGATGGAGAAGTTCCACCTGGCCGCGCGCGACGCGCAACTGCATCTGTTCGTCTTCCTCGGCGCGGTCGCCGCCGGCACCCTGCTCGGCGGCCCGATCGGCGACCGCATCGGCCGCCGCTACGTGATCTGGTTTTCGATCCTCGGCGTGCTGCCCTTCACCCTGTTGCTGCCGCACGCGAACCTGTTCTGGACCACGGCGCTGACCGTGATCATCGGCCTGGTGCTGTCCTCGGCGTTCTCGGCGATCCTGGTCTATGCGCAGGAACTGGTGCCGGGCCGCACCGGCGTCATCGCCGGGTTGTTCTTCGGCTTCGCCTTCGGCATGGGCGGACTGGGCGCGGCCGCGCTGGGCCAGTTGGCCGACCGGATCGGCATCGAGGCGGTGTACGGGCTGTGCGCCTACCTGCCGGCGATCGGCCTGCTGGCCTGGTTCCTGCCCAAGCTGGAACGCCGCACCGACTGA
- the cyoD gene encoding cytochrome o ubiquinol oxidase subunit IV produces the protein MSHPVANQHHDNGHDHHGHDGHDDHGHGHHDGDDYHGTVKGYAIGFLLSVVLTAIPFWLVMSKAIPSSGTTAFVILAFAVVQIVVHMIYFLHMNTKSEGGWNMLALIFTLVLVVIMLAGSLWVMHHLNVNMMPVPHDMRSMP, from the coding sequence GTGAGCCACCCGGTCGCCAATCAACACCACGACAACGGCCACGATCATCACGGCCACGACGGCCATGACGATCACGGCCACGGCCACCACGACGGCGACGATTACCACGGCACCGTCAAGGGCTACGCGATCGGCTTCCTGCTGTCGGTGGTCCTGACCGCGATCCCGTTCTGGCTGGTCATGTCCAAGGCGATCCCGAGCTCGGGCACCACCGCCTTCGTGATCCTGGCCTTCGCGGTCGTGCAGATCGTCGTGCACATGATCTACTTCCTGCACATGAACACGAAGTCGGAGGGCGGCTGGAACATGCTCGCGCTGATCTTCACCCTGGTGCTGGTGGTGATCATGCTGGCCGGCTCGTTGTGGGTCATGCACCACCTCAACGTCAACATGATGCCGGTGCCGCACGATATGCGCTCCATGCCTTGA
- a CDS encoding alpha/beta hydrolase: MSSQPTIVLVHGFWGGAAHWSRVIVELARKGHRLRAVELPLTSLADDAERTRKMVAQVDGPVLLVGHSYGGAVITEAGDQPNVVGLVYIAAFAPDAGESPGGITQQSLPQAAPDLAPDSDGYLWLSPDKFHQDFCQDLSADEGLVMGVTQKAPLAGTFGDAISTPAWKSKPSWYQISSQDRMISPDNQRRMSARLGAKKVIELDASHASLASRAAEVAALIDEAAASV, translated from the coding sequence ATGAGCAGTCAGCCGACCATCGTCCTCGTCCACGGGTTCTGGGGCGGCGCCGCCCACTGGAGCCGGGTCATCGTCGAACTCGCCCGCAAGGGCCATCGCCTGCGCGCGGTCGAGCTGCCGCTGACCTCGCTGGCCGACGACGCCGAGCGCACCCGCAAGATGGTCGCCCAGGTCGACGGGCCGGTGCTGCTGGTCGGCCATTCCTATGGCGGCGCGGTGATCACCGAGGCCGGCGACCAGCCCAACGTGGTCGGCCTGGTCTACATCGCCGCGTTCGCGCCCGACGCCGGCGAAAGCCCCGGCGGCATCACCCAGCAGAGCCTGCCGCAGGCCGCGCCGGACCTGGCCCCGGACAGCGACGGCTATCTGTGGCTGAGCCCGGACAAGTTCCACCAGGATTTCTGCCAGGACCTCAGCGCCGACGAAGGCCTGGTGATGGGCGTGACCCAGAAGGCGCCGCTGGCCGGCACCTTCGGCGACGCCATCTCGACCCCGGCATGGAAGAGCAAGCCGAGCTGGTACCAGATCTCCAGCCAGGACCGGATGATCTCGCCGGACAACCAGCGCCGCATGTCGGCCCGGCTGGGCGCGAAGAAGGTGATCGAACTCGACGCCAGCCACGCCTCGCTGGCCTCGCGCGCCGCCGAAGTCGCCGCCCTGATCGACGAGGCGGCCGCATCGGTGTAG